One Antiquaquibacter oligotrophicus genomic region harbors:
- a CDS encoding FAD-binding protein has protein sequence MTTTPTVGLAHGTALPRLSSTPHPAAIVFAVAALAVTTSLFVAVASPIAILAAAPALFVSRTLGDYRGGIRVATAGLAIAAVGGALLVVAPAVSVLAGTLVGIGGGVTAPAAVALVGAPNPRAGGATPTPRITLPRRFEVPNAGRARYRAARLVAIIAGGILAVGLSVSAHWTIHLGAGMLATVLVGIGLHLALTVTPFTLASEASGAILLVFSSVLGTALIAAALAEPASTGMGGWAAAGVAVLSVVVHLAAARRQGSASLSGSGRSYKAAVSAFDATVPLRPSRAATVTNPAEIREAVGRASAEGLSVRAHSTGHAAGVVNSVEGSALLKVLIDEPVTVDAERRTVRIPAGTSWRDVVAAITPYGLGAPHGSSSHVGAVGYLLRGGLSAYGRTVGIAANSIESIELVVASGDLIVADRSNHSELFWALRGGGGGFGVVTAVTVRLFDLYRVVTGTAIWSMEHADDLALFWDSWRRTAPRGITTTLRVLDFPAFPGLPRSIVGKPLLVIDGSAVARSAADVHEAEGLALDMLTGLRQIAAPILDTWKVASPLETANTHMDPPIGPPHTSDHLLLESDGPETISAFLDAARSEETRVSSMELRQLGGALSEAPSDGGAVSYYRGDLALWGLGIHSKALPHDTIVKRLDAVRHELGDWNSGYSVPTFAPDPSRPQRTLDTSDAERAASVRAQYDPDGVFAGDVSVAVRGS, from the coding sequence ATGACCACCACGCCGACCGTCGGCCTTGCGCACGGCACCGCCCTGCCGCGGCTGTCGTCCACCCCTCACCCTGCGGCCATCGTGTTCGCAGTCGCGGCTCTCGCAGTGACGACTTCCCTCTTTGTTGCTGTCGCGTCTCCGATCGCGATCCTTGCGGCCGCGCCAGCTCTCTTCGTCTCGCGAACTCTTGGCGACTACCGGGGCGGCATTCGTGTCGCCACCGCGGGTCTCGCCATTGCGGCCGTCGGAGGAGCGCTCCTCGTCGTCGCGCCAGCAGTTTCCGTACTGGCGGGTACCCTCGTCGGAATCGGAGGTGGCGTCACGGCGCCTGCGGCTGTTGCTCTCGTGGGCGCTCCGAACCCGAGGGCAGGCGGAGCAACTCCGACTCCCCGGATTACCTTGCCACGCCGATTCGAGGTGCCGAACGCCGGTCGTGCCCGCTATCGGGCGGCGCGGCTCGTCGCGATTATCGCGGGAGGCATCCTTGCCGTCGGTCTCTCGGTTTCAGCCCACTGGACCATTCACCTTGGCGCAGGGATGCTCGCCACCGTCCTGGTCGGGATCGGACTGCACCTCGCGCTCACGGTGACACCGTTCACGCTCGCATCCGAGGCATCCGGGGCGATCTTGCTTGTGTTCTCGAGTGTGCTCGGCACAGCGCTGATTGCGGCAGCTCTCGCGGAACCGGCGTCCACGGGCATGGGAGGCTGGGCGGCCGCCGGAGTTGCTGTGCTCTCCGTCGTCGTGCACCTCGCCGCAGCGCGACGGCAGGGAAGCGCATCTCTCTCCGGATCGGGACGGAGCTACAAGGCGGCAGTCTCGGCTTTTGATGCCACAGTCCCGCTGCGTCCCTCGCGCGCCGCGACGGTGACGAACCCCGCTGAGATTCGCGAGGCCGTCGGTCGCGCGAGTGCCGAAGGACTCAGCGTGAGAGCGCACAGCACCGGTCACGCGGCGGGTGTCGTGAACTCGGTCGAGGGCTCTGCGCTGCTCAAGGTGCTCATCGATGAGCCCGTTACGGTCGATGCGGAGCGTCGAACGGTGCGTATCCCGGCCGGCACGTCGTGGCGTGACGTCGTCGCCGCGATCACGCCCTACGGACTCGGTGCTCCTCACGGTTCCTCGTCGCACGTCGGCGCTGTCGGTTACCTTCTTCGGGGAGGCCTCAGCGCATACGGCCGAACGGTGGGAATCGCCGCGAACAGCATCGAGTCGATCGAGCTTGTTGTCGCGAGCGGAGACCTGATCGTCGCGGACCGCTCGAACCATTCCGAGCTGTTCTGGGCGCTTCGCGGTGGTGGCGGCGGTTTCGGCGTCGTCACGGCGGTGACGGTGCGTTTGTTCGACCTGTACCGAGTCGTCACCGGGACAGCCATCTGGTCGATGGAGCACGCTGACGACCTTGCACTCTTCTGGGATTCCTGGCGGAGAACCGCGCCTCGCGGAATCACCACGACCCTTCGGGTTCTCGACTTTCCGGCTTTTCCCGGCCTTCCTCGCAGCATCGTTGGCAAGCCGCTGCTCGTGATTGACGGCTCTGCGGTCGCGCGGTCCGCAGCCGACGTTCACGAGGCGGAGGGTCTCGCTCTCGACATGCTCACCGGCCTCCGCCAGATCGCCGCGCCCATCCTCGACACCTGGAAGGTTGCGAGCCCGCTCGAGACCGCGAACACTCACATGGATCCGCCCATCGGTCCGCCCCACACGTCGGATCATCTCCTGCTCGAATCCGATGGGCCGGAGACGATCTCGGCATTTCTCGACGCTGCCCGCTCGGAGGAGACCCGAGTCTCGTCCATGGAACTCCGCCAGTTGGGTGGCGCGCTCTCCGAAGCGCCCTCCGACGGTGGTGCGGTGTCGTATTACCGGGGAGACCTCGCCTTGTGGGGTCTGGGCATCCACTCGAAGGCACTCCCGCACGACACGATCGTGAAGCGTCTTGACGCCGTGCGCCACGAGTTGGGCGACTGGAACTCGGGCTACAGCGTTCCCACCTTCGCACCGGACCCGTCTCGTCCCCAGCGAACCCTCGACACGAGTGACGCCGAACGCGCCGCTTCCGTGCGTGCGCAGTACGACCCGGATGGAGTATTCGCGGGAGACGTATCCGTCGCCGTGCGCGGGTCCTAG
- a CDS encoding DM13 domain-containing protein, with protein MSKKWVITIIAGVAAVGLVVAAALFQPWLLFVDVEVDEALPAVETAEPSAAPMPTVTPSPEPAAPVQLSVGELISHEHETTGTVRIIENPDGSRVLTLENLSTSNGPDVHVWLAETPVVPGFDGWFLADDAGYVDLGTIKGNLGNQVYEIPADVDLGAYPSVYLWCAQFAVSFGAASVA; from the coding sequence GTGTCCAAGAAGTGGGTCATCACCATCATCGCCGGGGTGGCCGCCGTCGGTCTCGTCGTGGCTGCCGCCCTCTTCCAGCCGTGGCTGCTCTTCGTCGATGTCGAGGTGGATGAGGCGCTGCCGGCCGTCGAGACGGCGGAGCCGTCGGCCGCACCCATGCCGACGGTCACACCGTCGCCCGAACCAGCGGCGCCCGTGCAACTGTCGGTCGGCGAGCTCATCAGCCACGAGCACGAGACCACGGGCACCGTGCGCATCATCGAGAACCCCGACGGCTCCAGAGTGCTCACACTCGAGAACCTCTCCACCTCGAACGGTCCCGACGTGCACGTGTGGCTGGCCGAGACTCCCGTGGTTCCGGGCTTCGACGGGTGGTTCCTGGCAGACGACGCCGGGTACGTCGACCTCGGCACCATCAAGGGAAACCTGGGCAACCAGGTCTACGAGATTCCCGCGGATGTTGATCTCGGCGCGTATCCGAGCGTCTACCTGTGGTGCGCGCAGTTCGCCGTCTCGTTCGGGGCGGCATCCGTGGCGTGA
- a CDS encoding magnesium and cobalt transport protein CorA: MPIVDNAIYRDGARIAEPVSLDLTFEELRDHGGFAWIGLYRPTEDELRTVATEFSLHPLAVEDALKGHQRPKLERYGTVLFVVLRSARYLDAPEEVEFGEVHLFVGPNFVITVRHAESPDLGRVRRRVETTPTLLSLGPQAVLYAVFDQVVDGFAPVIAGLENDIDEIEDQIFHGDPAVSRRIYDLAREAMAFQRATHPLVGMLESLEHGFDKYDVDLELRRDFRDVADHALKTVDRADSFRAVLQNALTVQATLVTQAQNEEMRTLSRASIEQGEQVKKISSWAAILFVPGLVGSIYGMNFRFMPELDWPFGYPLALTVMAASGVALYVVFKKRGWL, from the coding sequence GTGCCCATCGTCGACAACGCGATCTACCGTGACGGGGCCCGTATCGCTGAGCCTGTCAGCCTTGATCTGACCTTCGAGGAGCTCCGGGACCATGGCGGGTTCGCCTGGATCGGGCTGTACCGCCCCACCGAGGATGAGTTGCGCACCGTTGCCACCGAGTTCTCACTGCATCCGCTCGCCGTCGAGGATGCTCTCAAGGGCCATCAGAGGCCGAAACTCGAACGGTACGGAACCGTGCTCTTTGTTGTGCTCCGCTCTGCGAGATACCTCGATGCGCCCGAAGAGGTGGAGTTCGGCGAGGTCCACCTTTTTGTTGGCCCGAACTTCGTGATCACCGTGCGTCACGCAGAATCGCCGGACCTCGGGCGGGTCCGCCGGCGCGTCGAGACAACCCCGACGCTCTTGAGCCTCGGCCCTCAGGCCGTGCTGTACGCCGTGTTCGACCAGGTTGTCGACGGGTTCGCCCCCGTCATCGCCGGACTCGAGAACGACATCGACGAGATCGAGGACCAGATCTTTCACGGAGACCCCGCCGTGTCCCGTCGCATTTACGACCTCGCGAGGGAAGCGATGGCCTTTCAGCGTGCGACCCATCCGCTCGTGGGGATGCTCGAGTCCCTCGAGCACGGCTTCGATAAGTACGACGTCGACCTCGAACTCCGCCGCGACTTTAGGGACGTGGCCGACCACGCCCTCAAAACCGTCGATCGTGCCGACTCCTTCAGGGCTGTGCTCCAGAACGCTCTGACGGTGCAGGCGACCCTCGTCACCCAGGCGCAGAACGAAGAGATGCGCACACTCTCGCGAGCGAGCATCGAGCAGGGCGAGCAGGTCAAAAAGATCTCATCATGGGCGGCCATCCTGTTTGTGCCGGGTCTCGTTGGCAGCATCTACGGCATGAACTTCCGGTTCATGCCCGAACTGGATTGGCCATTCGGGTATCCCCTCGCCCTGACCGTAATGGCCGCGTCGGGAGTCGCCCTTTACGTCGTTTTCAAGAAACGGGGTTGGCTGTAG
- a CDS encoding alpha,alpha-trehalose-phosphate synthase (UDP-forming), with protein sequence MSSTEPAREYDFVVVSNRLPVDRVVAPDGTESWAASPGGLVAALEPVMRAADGAWVGWGGQPDLGLTPFEADGIRMIPVDLTAVDVEYYYEGFSNDTLWPLYHDVISPPSFHREWWESYVDVNRRFARAAASVAAEGATVWVHDYQLQLVPKMLRESRPDLSIGFFNHIPFPPYGIFSQLPWRTQVVEGLLGADVIGFQRVADAGNFSRAVRRLTGHATKSPVIEVAEDDGRTRSVIVRPFPISIDTANFEALARKASVQARAKEIREGLGNPRTIMLGVDRLDYTKGIGHRLKAYGELLAEGALKVEDVTLVQVASPSRERVAAYMALRDEIELTVGRINGDLSTISHQAISYHHHGYPREEMAALYVAADVLLVTALRDGMNLVAKEYVASRFNEDGVLVLSEFAGASDELKKALRINPHDIDGLKARILDAVNMPYREQQSRMRSLRKRVAEFDVQRWSREFLEALAEATRTRRGTGADVLDELGLSTETRKAD encoded by the coding sequence ATGTCCTCCACAGAACCAGCACGTGAATACGATTTTGTCGTTGTCTCTAATCGGCTGCCCGTCGACCGCGTCGTCGCTCCGGACGGGACCGAGAGCTGGGCGGCGTCGCCCGGCGGATTGGTTGCCGCCCTCGAGCCGGTCATGCGCGCAGCGGACGGCGCCTGGGTGGGGTGGGGTGGCCAGCCCGACCTTGGGTTGACGCCGTTCGAGGCGGACGGCATCCGGATGATTCCGGTCGACCTGACGGCGGTGGACGTCGAGTACTACTACGAGGGTTTCAGTAACGACACCCTGTGGCCGCTCTACCACGACGTCATTTCGCCGCCGAGTTTTCACCGCGAATGGTGGGAGAGCTACGTCGACGTAAACCGTCGTTTCGCCCGCGCCGCGGCGAGCGTCGCCGCAGAGGGTGCGACGGTCTGGGTGCACGATTACCAACTCCAGCTCGTGCCCAAGATGCTGCGCGAGTCGCGCCCGGACCTGAGTATCGGGTTCTTCAACCACATCCCATTCCCGCCGTACGGGATCTTCTCCCAGTTACCGTGGCGCACCCAGGTCGTCGAGGGACTGCTCGGTGCCGACGTCATCGGATTCCAGCGAGTGGCGGATGCCGGCAACTTCTCCCGCGCGGTGCGCCGGCTCACGGGCCACGCCACCAAGAGCCCCGTGATCGAGGTGGCGGAGGATGACGGCCGCACGCGTAGCGTCATCGTGCGCCCTTTCCCGATCTCCATCGACACCGCCAACTTCGAGGCACTCGCCCGCAAGGCGAGTGTGCAGGCTCGCGCGAAGGAGATTCGTGAGGGGCTCGGCAACCCGCGCACGATCATGTTGGGTGTGGATCGACTGGATTACACGAAGGGCATCGGTCACCGGCTTAAGGCGTACGGTGAGCTTCTCGCGGAGGGGGCGCTCAAGGTCGAGGATGTCACTCTCGTTCAGGTTGCAAGCCCCAGCCGGGAACGTGTGGCTGCCTATATGGCTCTTCGTGATGAGATCGAGCTGACGGTCGGCCGCATTAACGGTGACCTCAGCACGATTAGTCATCAGGCCATCAGCTACCACCATCACGGGTACCCCCGCGAGGAGATGGCGGCGCTCTACGTCGCCGCCGACGTGCTCCTGGTTACCGCTCTTCGGGATGGCATGAACCTCGTGGCCAAGGAGTATGTGGCATCCCGCTTCAACGAGGATGGCGTCCTCGTCCTCAGCGAGTTCGCCGGGGCGTCGGACGAGCTCAAGAAGGCACTGCGCATCAACCCGCACGACATCGACGGCCTCAAGGCTCGCATCCTTGACGCGGTGAACATGCCCTATCGAGAGCAGCAGTCGCGCATGCGGTCCCTGCGCAAACGCGTCGCCGAGTTCGACGTGCAGCGTTGGTCACGCGAATTCCTCGAAGCGCTCGCCGAGGCCACCCGCACCCGTCGCGGAACAGGGGCGGATGTGCTCGACGAGCTCGGCCTCTCGACCGAGACCAGGAAGGCCGACTAG
- the otsB gene encoding trehalose-phosphatase, whose protein sequence is MVDIDTPPRFSRLPEPLVGALRELARTRRLLVALDFDGTLAPEVDDPEKARALPEAHAAVIRLSKLRNTRVALVSGRALDSLERVAEAPDDVLLVGSHGIEIRLDNPGDEVPLDTGEIRRVEVLGTVLGGVADSLDDVWLEPKPAGFALHTRLATEENSRIAHVVARTEAASALEDLTVREGKNVLEFSVRSTTKGEAIEHLRRYVDADAVFYAGDDVTDEDAFAALGADDFGLKSGPGTTLAAFRVPGPTDVAAVLSLLADLRDGDVHEQ, encoded by the coding sequence ATGGTCGACATTGATACACCGCCCCGTTTTTCGCGCCTTCCGGAGCCCCTTGTTGGCGCCCTTCGCGAACTCGCTCGCACTCGACGGCTTCTCGTCGCCCTCGACTTCGACGGGACGCTTGCACCCGAGGTCGACGACCCCGAGAAGGCCCGCGCGCTTCCGGAAGCCCATGCCGCCGTCATCCGACTGTCGAAACTTCGCAACACACGTGTCGCGCTCGTATCCGGTCGTGCGCTCGACAGCCTCGAGCGGGTCGCCGAAGCGCCCGATGACGTGTTGCTGGTGGGATCGCACGGCATCGAGATCAGGCTCGACAACCCCGGCGACGAGGTGCCCCTCGACACGGGCGAGATTCGACGTGTTGAAGTGCTCGGTACCGTTCTCGGCGGTGTCGCGGACTCCCTTGACGACGTGTGGCTCGAACCGAAGCCGGCCGGGTTTGCTCTTCACACGCGTCTGGCCACCGAGGAGAACAGCCGCATCGCGCACGTCGTAGCGCGCACGGAAGCGGCATCCGCACTCGAGGACCTCACCGTGCGCGAGGGCAAAAACGTGCTCGAGTTCTCGGTGCGTTCCACGACCAAGGGTGAAGCTATCGAGCATCTTCGCCGTTACGTCGATGCGGACGCCGTGTTCTACGCGGGCGATGACGTCACGGATGAGGATGCCTTCGCCGCACTCGGCGCCGACGACTTCGGCCTGAAGTCCGGCCCCGGAACAACACTCGCAGCGTTCAGGGTGCCGGGCCCCACTGATGTCGCTGCGGTGCTCTCGCTGCTCGCCGACTTACGCGACGGAGATGTGCACGAACAGTAG
- a CDS encoding Na+/H+ antiporter subunit A — MISILLAFALGALLIPVLARLLGTKVFLIAAVVPTAAFVYTLLQSTQAQADAVIQTVPWIPELGLALAFRMDTISWVMGLIVSGVGALVMIYCVWYFDDDEPALGRFAGIFLAFAGAMYGLVISDDVFLLFIFWEATSVLSYLLIGHKTANKASRGAALEALLVTTFGGLVMLVGLVMLSVSTGTTSLARIVELAPGGGFTIVAVILVLVGALSKSAIFPFHFWLPAAMAAPTPVSAYLHAAAMVKAGVFLIAVMAPGFASLPGWRETIIVLGVVTMLLGGWLSTRQNDLKLLLAYGTVSQLGFLVVVMGVGTRDTALAGLALLTAHALFKATLFLVVGIIDHRAGTRDLRRLSGLGREMPVVTTVTVLALASMIGLPPLLGFVAKEAALTGLIEAALEFGAIGWIALVGVAVGSVLTTAYGLRFLWGGFATKTGVQAMRRAPEHPAFLVSPVALAASGLVLGLVSPLVDGWIRGYANLFPSESDHEYHLALWHGFEPALGISIASIALGVTLFLVQRRRAAVPAAPVTRFSAAAGYSATVRFIDRLAAKTTSLTQRGSLPYYLGVTYLVFVLTVAAALALNTSWPTNFRYWDYPAQIAIAAIMIIAAQAALRASKRFQAVVLVGVTGFGMSALFALQGAPDLALTQILVEIVTLVAFVLVLRRLPARLGERHGSRHRGIRAVIGVSVGLLMAVVAVVAAGARTDLPISLEWPQLAYEQGHGRNVVNVALVDLRGWDTMGELSVVIAAATGVASLIFISTRSDNLPRLPRKKARLTIRERIQRRAASPATGERTSWLLAGRTLAAHNRSILLEVVVRLIFHAVIVVSLYILFVGHNAPGGGFAGGLVAGMALVARYLAGGRVELGAAAPVDAGKLLGTGLLLAVGTALVPLFVGAEALTSAWIPLVPPEFGSLDFVTSTIFDIGVYLVVVGLVLDVLRSLGAEVDRQQESEVAES, encoded by the coding sequence ATGATCAGCATCCTCCTCGCGTTCGCGCTCGGAGCGCTGCTCATCCCGGTTCTTGCCCGGCTCCTCGGCACCAAGGTCTTTCTCATCGCAGCAGTCGTTCCGACTGCTGCTTTTGTTTACACGCTTCTGCAGTCGACACAAGCACAAGCGGATGCCGTCATCCAGACGGTGCCGTGGATTCCCGAACTCGGGCTCGCGCTGGCCTTCCGCATGGACACGATCTCGTGGGTGATGGGATTGATCGTCTCGGGCGTTGGCGCCCTCGTGATGATCTACTGCGTCTGGTACTTCGATGATGACGAGCCGGCGCTCGGCCGATTTGCCGGCATCTTCCTCGCCTTCGCGGGAGCGATGTACGGCTTGGTGATCTCCGACGACGTCTTCCTGCTCTTCATCTTCTGGGAGGCCACGAGTGTTCTGTCGTACCTGCTGATCGGGCACAAGACGGCGAACAAGGCCAGCCGAGGGGCAGCACTCGAGGCGCTCCTGGTTACAACCTTCGGTGGCCTCGTCATGCTCGTGGGTCTCGTGATGCTCTCGGTCTCGACCGGTACGACAAGCCTCGCGCGTATCGTCGAGTTGGCCCCCGGAGGCGGATTCACGATCGTTGCGGTCATCCTCGTGCTCGTGGGCGCGCTCTCGAAGTCGGCCATCTTCCCCTTCCACTTCTGGCTCCCCGCCGCCATGGCCGCACCGACCCCGGTCAGTGCCTACCTTCACGCGGCGGCGATGGTGAAGGCGGGCGTGTTCCTCATCGCCGTCATGGCCCCGGGCTTCGCGTCGCTCCCAGGGTGGCGAGAGACGATCATCGTGCTCGGCGTCGTGACGATGCTTCTCGGCGGCTGGCTCTCGACTCGACAGAACGACCTCAAGCTCCTTCTCGCCTACGGCACGGTGAGTCAACTCGGCTTCCTCGTGGTTGTCATGGGCGTCGGTACCCGCGACACGGCGCTCGCAGGCCTCGCGCTCCTCACCGCCCACGCTCTCTTCAAGGCAACGCTCTTTCTGGTCGTCGGCATCATCGACCACCGGGCCGGCACTCGCGACCTGCGTAGGCTTTCCGGCCTCGGACGCGAGATGCCCGTTGTCACTACGGTCACCGTGCTCGCGCTCGCGTCGATGATCGGCCTCCCTCCGTTGCTCGGATTTGTGGCGAAAGAAGCGGCGCTCACCGGTCTCATCGAGGCGGCGCTCGAATTCGGTGCGATCGGCTGGATCGCCCTCGTCGGTGTCGCCGTCGGTTCCGTGCTCACAACTGCCTATGGGTTGCGCTTCCTCTGGGGAGGCTTTGCGACGAAGACCGGAGTCCAGGCGATGCGACGTGCGCCCGAGCATCCGGCATTCCTCGTCTCGCCTGTGGCGCTCGCAGCGAGTGGACTTGTGCTCGGCCTCGTTTCGCCGCTTGTCGACGGATGGATCCGGGGTTACGCCAACCTGTTCCCCTCCGAGAGCGACCACGAGTATCACCTGGCGTTGTGGCACGGCTTCGAACCGGCACTCGGAATCTCGATCGCGTCGATTGCGCTCGGTGTGACGCTTTTCCTCGTTCAGCGCCGCCGCGCCGCAGTTCCAGCGGCTCCCGTCACTCGTTTCTCTGCGGCGGCCGGGTACTCGGCGACTGTGCGCTTCATCGATCGCCTTGCGGCGAAGACGACGAGTCTCACGCAGCGCGGTTCGCTCCCGTATTACCTCGGAGTCACCTACCTCGTTTTTGTGCTTACGGTCGCTGCCGCGTTGGCGCTCAACACGTCATGGCCAACGAACTTCCGCTACTGGGACTACCCCGCACAGATCGCGATCGCGGCGATCATGATCATCGCGGCGCAGGCGGCGCTCCGCGCAAGCAAGAGGTTCCAAGCCGTTGTTCTCGTCGGCGTCACGGGCTTCGGGATGTCCGCGCTTTTCGCCCTTCAGGGCGCACCAGATCTCGCCCTCACGCAGATTCTGGTTGAGATTGTCACCCTCGTGGCTTTCGTGCTGGTGCTCCGCAGACTCCCGGCGAGGCTGGGGGAGCGCCACGGTAGCCGCCACCGTGGCATCCGCGCGGTCATCGGAGTGAGCGTCGGGCTTCTCATGGCCGTCGTTGCCGTCGTGGCCGCCGGCGCCCGCACCGACCTCCCGATTTCCCTGGAATGGCCGCAGCTCGCCTACGAGCAGGGTCACGGGCGCAACGTCGTCAACGTGGCGCTCGTCGACCTGCGCGGGTGGGACACGATGGGTGAGCTTTCGGTCGTGATTGCTGCCGCGACCGGTGTGGCGAGTCTCATCTTTATCTCCACCCGCTCCGACAATCTGCCGCGACTGCCGCGCAAGAAGGCCCGTCTCACGATCAGAGAGCGCATCCAACGGCGCGCGGCGAGCCCCGCGACGGGGGAGCGGACCTCTTGGCTCCTCGCGGGCCGCACCCTTGCGGCCCACAACCGCTCCATCCTTCTCGAGGTTGTGGTGCGTCTGATCTTCCACGCCGTGATCGTCGTATCGCTCTACATCCTCTTTGTCGGTCACAACGCTCCCGGCGGCGGGTTCGCCGGAGGACTCGTCGCCGGTATGGCGCTCGTCGCCCGCTATCTCGCGGGCGGCCGCGTGGAGTTGGGTGCGGCTGCACCCGTTGACGCTGGCAAGCTCCTGGGGACGG